In Novipirellula artificiosorum, the genomic window CGGCGGCTCTGTTATATCCCGTTCATAAAAGCGGACGGTCCAATCCATTGTCGGTGGCAGCAGAGTTTTGCTGACTTCGGCGTTGCCGAGTGTGATCGCCCTTTCCCGGTGCGTCGTGAGCTTGCCAAACATGGGTCCAAATTGGCTTTCGTTGGCATCGGCCAAGAGATCAAACAGCACTTCGGCATCGTCGCTCAGGTAATCGGCCAGCGTATCGGTGGCAAAGCCACGAACCTGTTCGCCCTTGTTGGCATCACGGTAGATCGCCGCCAATGGTGCGGTGAGATCATCCTTGACGGGACGCAGGGCGTTTCGCCACGGCAGCAATTCCGAAGGCAGTACACTCACCAGATAACCGGCCACAAACTGGGAGAACTGCTTGTCCTGCCAATGCTCGTTGTCGGGATCGTAACTCGCCAAGGCACAAGCCACCTGAAAACGCCGGGCGGGGGCTTGGCCGCTGTCCTTGGCGATCTGCCAGTAATCGGCAATCAAGTCAGCCCTTTGATCTGCCAGCAGATCACGGACAGCCGCAAACTGAGCAGGCGAAACAATCAACAGCCTCTCTTTGAGAAATGGCAGCACCGACTTGTTATCGGGCAGCATCGCCAAGGCCGCATGGATCTTGGCGTTGGAATAGTCGGGCGACTCGGTAAACGCCTTGCTCAGATCGTCGTTGGCATACTCTCGGTAGTCGCTCAGATTCCCGATGATCGTTTTCACCTGCGAAGTGTCGGCTTGCAGCAGACCTTCGACAAGGCGTGTTGCTTCTGCGTCGTTTTGTTCTTCCTGCTTCTGGGCAACAAGTTCCTGCCGGTTCTTCTCGATGCTGCTGCGAATCGTGATCCCGCCGAGAGAAACAGCCGCCAACGCAACAAGAACCAGAGCGGAACGCACGCCATGCACTCGCCCCGCCTTGCCCATCATCTTCCGCTGCGGTTCGGTCCACTTCTTCTTGTCGGTCAGCAGCCGGATCGTGAGGTGTTCCCACCACGACGGCAGAAAGCGGTTTTCCGGCATGGCGTTCCAAGTCACCGAGGTATCGAACAGCTTCAGTTCCGCCCGACCCTTGCGAGTTTCTTTCTGCTTGCGAGTCAGCCAATCTCGCAGAGAATGCACCAGATAGTCGTGCGTCAGTTGGAAATACTTCTGCCCTGCTTGGGTCTGTGTCACGGAGTCATCGTCCACATCCTTGCCTTCGGGGTCGGTCGGCGTGATGAGTCGGATTTCACTATCCAGAATGCGGATCAGATCATCGAAGTCCTTGGGACGATTGCCATAGCCAGAGGCTTCCAATAGTCCCGCATGGGACCGCATATATCCCTTGATGTCCGTGCCGGAATCAGGCAGCAGGTCTCTCAGAACAGAACGGGCCGCTTTCTGGTGGTAGCGGTGTTCGGGCGGTGACGTGGAAGCACTGAAGGTCTCTTCCAAGAAGGTGACACCGACACCCTTTGTCCCGCCGACTTCTTTCAATGCGGCGGCGGTCCACGCCTTGCCTTTCATCATCTCGGCAAACAGCGCCAAGCGCACGCAGATGACTTTGCCTTCCTCGGCAAGACCCGCCACTGACTGTTTAAGGAAGTCCTTTTGGTCTTTCGATGTCTCTTTGATGACTTCGGGGAGTTTGCCGAATGCCCTCCCAAATGCTGCCAAGACCTTTCGTGCATGGTCCAAATCGAAAAGATCGGTCATCGCACTGTTCTGTCCCTCAATGAGTCGGATTTCCAGTTCTCTCAAGAACCGACTCACCGCCAGCCAGAAGTCATCCCGCACCATCACGATGCACTGCACTCGGCCCCCATCGCATTGCCGCAGAGCTTGCACCATATCGGTGTTCTCCTCTTCCTTCTTGGCGTGCAACCATTGCTCGAACTGGTCAAGAACGATCAACACTTTCTTGCCGACTGGAATGCCTTGGCCTCGCCTGAGTGCTGCCAGTGTGTCTTTGAGGCTCAATTTGTCTTCGAGTGCGGGACAGCGTTTCCGCAGACCATGCAGCAAACGGCTTTCCGTTTCTTCCGGTGTGGCCTCGATGTAAACCGGGATCACTTCCTCGGAAAGCCGAGGCAAGAGTCCCGCTTTGACCAGCGACGACTTACCGCAACCCGAGGGTCCGTAGATCAAGCCGACTGAAAACGTGTTATCGGGATCGGTTTCTTCAATGCGAGTCTTCCAGAACCGCAGGCTGTCGGGCAGTCCGTCACGATCTCTCGGCCCCGGCAGCAGTTCCAGAAAGAAGTCGGCATCGTGGGCTTCAAAGGACCGCAAGCCCTTCGGGACGATCTTGATCGGTTGGCTATCGGAGGAACCCAGACTCATCGAGGTGGACGATACGGCAATTGAACCAAGCGATGTGGAAGCTTGCGTTGAACCTTGAGTCGAGGAAGCAACCGATGTCACAACACCCGGCGACGTGCCACTCTGGATCACGGTCTGTTCCGATAAGAACAATCGCAGGTCTTCGGCCAAGTCGTGCGCCGACGAATACCGCTCGCTGGCCCGCTTCGCCATCGCCTTATGACAGATACGTTCCAGTTCCTTCGGCAGCTTCTCGTCGTACTGCCGCAGCGGTTTGGCTTCGTAGCTGGTGACTTGTTCCAACAACTCGGCCTGTGTATCGCCACGAAACGGCTGACGACCGGCGAGCAACTCGTAGAACACGACGCCCAAACTGAAAATGTCCGACCGACCATCGACCCGGTGCCCTTCGCCACGGGCCTGTTCGGGACTCATGTAGGATGGAGTGCCTGCATACCTCGGCCCCTTGCCGATGTTCTCTTCTCGCAGTGCCAAGCCAAAATCGACGACGTAAGGCTGACCGTCTTTGCCGATCAAAATGTTGCCCGGCTTCACATCCCGATGGACAAGTCCCTGCTTGTGAGCGTAATGCAAAGCCTCTGCAACGGTAGCGACGAGTTCGGCGGCATCCCGGTATTTCAGCCGAATCTTCTTGAGCTTTGCCGAGAGGTCGGTGCCCTCGATGTACTTGGAGACGACATAGCAGGGGCAGTCTTCCGTGCTGCCAACATCATGCACTGGCACAATGCCGGGATGATCGAGATTGGCGACCGTGCGAGCCTCAGTCAGATACGCCTCGCCATCTTCGGGCTTCGAGATCAGCTTGGAGTGCGGCACCTTGATGGCGACCAGTCGATCCAGTTGCTCATCGTGGGCCAGATAGACAAGACCAAAGCCCCCTTTGCCCAGCACTTTCTCGATGCGGTAGCGACCGATGCGCTGGGGGTGTTCGGCAGGTGCAGCCTCATCGGGCGAGAGGGGATTCCCTTGGTTGTCCTGTGTCACGTCGAGAGGATTTGAGTCGTTCAAGTGCGCAATCGGCTTTCTCAGCAAGACTTGTCATTGTCGTCACCCTCCGGGTTGTGTCTGAGTCTAGCAAATTCGATCTGTGAAAGCACCAGCCCGCCCCCGTTTGAACGTAAACATTCGCCGAAAGGGGGGAACCGATCGCGCAGCGTTCGGAACGAGAGCCTCCGTGCTTTCGGAACTCGACGTCTGGGGAGCCTTGGGGCGAGAATGGTGGCGACGAACCGCCGCCGCGCCATCATGCCTACCGTACACAAATCACCAATGACCAACCCACATCAATTGTTCGCCTTGCGTGCCACGTGAACGCTACCAGAATGCCGCTCCCAGTCTACGATGTGCAAGTCATCGAAAACGCCACACCAGACGAACACACCTACAACCCCTTGCATGACAGCAGCATGCGACAAAGTTTCGACGGCGACGATGTATGGGCCCAGTTCGATAAGCTCGCAATCACCGCGGCTGAGAGAGGATGGCACATTCACGAACATGCGCAGCGAGATTCGACTGCTGCGCGAATGCTGGACATCGCCGAACGAATTAACAAAGTTCATCCGATGAAAGATCTGCGTTGGACGATCGCCCACTGCGACCTGATCTCGCGCCAAAGTATCGAACGGGCGAAGAAACTCGGAATGACGCTGGCCATCCACAACAAGACCGCGAAACCTTCGGTGGACGATCGTGACTCGCCGCCTGTTTCGTGGATGGAGGAAAGTGGCATCGTGTGGGGGCTCGGCTCTGATTCGACTGTTGTTTCCACGATCAACCCGTTTCACAGCCTGTAGTGGGTAACGAGTGGTAAAGTCTTTCCAAGCAAGATATCGATCCGCACACCGGTCTCTCGTCAGGCTGCACTCGCCGCCCACACTCGAAGCAACGCTTTTCTGATGTTCAAAGAAAATGACCTGGGAAGTCTCGAGGTCGGCAAGTGGGCCGACTTGGTCGTTCTCGATCGCGACTACATGACCGTTGCTGTCGATGAGATTCGCGACGTCAAGCCAGTGTAAACGATCATCGGCGGAAAGATCGTTTATGACTCTGAATCGGACAAGCTATGAGGACTTACACAACGGGACGAACGCAGCGTCACCGCGTGTGAGGAAAAAGAAGCCAAGGGTGCGGAACGGGCCTTTAGCAGTCTCTGCATTCGGTCGCCCAACTGCGTTCGGTTGCATCGCCCGCTCGCACTTCGCAAAATCTCTTCGCTGCAGTCTTCGTAAAATCCATGACCAAAATCGGGGAAAACTGCGCCAAAGCTGCTAATCTGCATCGGTCTGGGCACCGACGCGCCGGAGCGGATCAGCTCCGAGCACGAAGTTGGTCCAACCGAACGCAGTTAAAAGTGACGGAGTCGAGTTGCTTTAGGGCAACGTATTCGCCGTTAGTATCCGCCAATTGAAACCGCATACCTGTCCGCCCAATGCGGTTAGAGGGCACCGTACCAGCAGCACGCGCGCTGCCCACGCGCGCGAGTCACGCTCGTGGTTCAGCTCAAACAGCCCGGTGACTTCCGCCCGGCGGCGAGACGGCTTACTGCAACTCGTTGTGGAGTAGAAGGTTAGCGAGTTCAAATCCCGTCGCCAGGCTCGCTGCAAGCCACTGGCGACGATGAACTTCGTTTTGCATCGACCGGCAACCAAAATTGTTGTGCCTCACCTCGCACGCTACGAGTTTGCTCGTGGGCCCTCGATGCCGTGAGCTCTCTACGTGCTCGACCGCCGAATCCATCGAGTCTCGAGGATTCGACGCCTCCTTACGATTGTGACGTTACGTCAGTACAATCTGACGTTATGTCAGCTTCGAAACAATCTCAGATTCGTCGCAGGAACGATCCCAGCCAGAGTTCGGCGTTGCGCAAGTCCGAAAGAACTCGGCAAGCGATTCTTGATAGTGCATTGGATTTCCTGTGGACGCATCCCTTCCGTGAGTTGACGGTTGGTGAGTTAATGTCCCTCGCCGGCACCAGTCGGTCGGCGTTCTATCAGTATTTTGCTGACCTTAATGAATTGATGGAGGCACTGCTGCGGGGAATTGAAGACGACATCTTTGCGGCTGCCACGGCCTGGCTCGAGGGAGAGGGCGACCCTATTCCGCTGCTCGAGGAAACGATGGCTGGGCTGGTAGGAGTTTGTTATCGGCAAGGGCCGATTTTGCGTGCCGTTTCTGACGCTGCTCCCATGGATGGCCGGTTGGAAAAAGCCTGGACGGGTTTTCTGCATGATTTCGACGTCGCTGTCACGGATCGGATCGAACAACATCAAGCCGCCGGCTTGATCAAGCAATTTGAGGCTCGCCCGATAGCCATTGCGCTCAACCGAATGGACGCTTATCTGCTGATTCACCATTTTGGACGCCGTCCGCGCGGGAACCAGGAATTGGTTCAGAAAGCGATCCTCCGAATCTGGATATCCACGCTCTATGGTGACGAGGCGCTGGCAGCATCCGACTCCGAAAATCGATCGAAGCGGCGAGTGCCAAAATCGAAGAATAAATAAATCTCCTGGACATATGGAAAGGCCATCTCATGAAACTCAGAACAACCTTCGTATTAACACTTGGATTCGTCTTTGGATTAACGATGACTTCTGCCGGAATTGCACAGGTACCCAAAATGAAAATGACCACAGAAACGCCGCCGGGGATTGCGACTTCGGACAAATTGGAAACGCGCCTGGGCACTTTGCGACTGTTCGATGGAGTGCCCGACAAAGAGACGGCTCAAAGAGTCTATGACAACCTTGATTTTCAGCGCGGTGTGCAGGCCTATTTGAACAGTATTCAAATTGCCTCGATGGGCGGCATGCGAAAGGGCATCCTTGAATTTGGTCCGCCCAATACGACCGCGCTGCTGTTCGAAGAGCTCATGGATTCCACGACACTCTTTCTGACGCCAAACACGACGTCTGTCTACATGGTCGCTTGGCTCGAAATGAAGGACGAGCCATACGTGATCGAAACTCCTCCGAATGTCCTTGGCATCATTGATAGCCATTGGTTTCACTATGTCGCTGATTTTGGCAACGCTGGACCGGACAAAGGCAAGGGTGGCAAGTTTCTGATCCTGCCGCCCGGCTTCAAGGGCGATGTGCCCGACGGCTATCACGTCGCCCAGTCTGACACCTACGGCAACTGGGTCATCTGGCGAGGTTTTCAGGTGGACGGCGATCCCAAGCCGGCTGTGGAGACAACCAAAAGGATCTTCCGCATGTATCCACTCTCACAGAAAGACAGTCCACCGAAGATGAACTTCATCAATGTCTCGGGCAAGAAGTTCAATACGATCCATCGGACTGACTATCAGATCTTCGAAGAGATCAACGACGTCGTTCAGGCCGAGCCGAGCGAAGGGCAAGATCCAGAGATACTGGGTCAACTGGCTTCGATCGGAATCAAGAAGGGACAGCCTTTCAAACCTGATGCCAGGATGCAAAAAATTCTCAAAGAGGCCGCTGATGTGGGTGCCGTGACGGTTCGTACGCTGACGGCGCGTCCCCGAGATGAAATGTTTTACTTCTACCCGGGCGAAGGTGTCTGGAGCACTCCATTTCCGGGCGGGAGTTATGAATTCCTGGACAACGGTGCTCGCGTGCTGGACGCCCGCAGCTATTTCCACTTCTACGCGACGGGCATCACCCCGGCGATGACCATGAAGATGGTGGGCAAAGGCTCGCAATATGGCGTGGCCTACATGGACGCGGATGGCAATGCTCTCGACGGCAGCAAGACCTACAAAGTGCATCTGCCGCCCAACGTGCCAGCCAAGGATTTCTGGTCGTTCACGCTCTACGACAATCAGACTCGCTCCGAGCTCCAGACCGACCAGCGGTTTCCGGGCCTCGACAGCAACAAGAAAGGCCTGAAGCAAAACACCGATGGTTCCTTCGACATCTACTTCGGTCCCGAAGCACCGGAGGGACAAGAGAACAATTGGATTCAATCCGTTCCCGGTAAAGGTTGGAACATGCTAATCCGCCTCTACGGCCCGGAGCAACCGTGGTTCGACAAGACCTGGCGACCGGGTGATCCGGAGTTGGTTGACTAATTCATCGTAGCTCCGGGACCTGTCCTGGCACACGCATCGCCGGGACAGGTCCTGGCCTACCTTTCTACAAACTAACGGCAGAGAACCATCAATGAAAAACAAACGAATAGTTGTACGCGCGATTGTCGCGGTGTCCGTAACGCTGGCAGGAATCAATTGCTGGGCGCAGTCGCCGAAGCTGAAAATGACGACCGATATTCCGAAGTCGATCACGGCTCCGGACA contains:
- a CDS encoding TetR/AcrR family transcriptional regulator, coding for MSASKQSQIRRRNDPSQSSALRKSERTRQAILDSALDFLWTHPFRELTVGELMSLAGTSRSAFYQYFADLNELMEALLRGIEDDIFAAATAWLEGEGDPIPLLEETMAGLVGVCYRQGPILRAVSDAAPMDGRLEKAWTGFLHDFDVAVTDRIEQHQAAGLIKQFEARPIAIALNRMDAYLLIHHFGRRPRGNQELVQKAILRIWISTLYGDEALAASDSENRSKRRVPKSKNK
- a CDS encoding DUF1254 domain-containing protein — its product is MKLRTTFVLTLGFVFGLTMTSAGIAQVPKMKMTTETPPGIATSDKLETRLGTLRLFDGVPDKETAQRVYDNLDFQRGVQAYLNSIQIASMGGMRKGILEFGPPNTTALLFEELMDSTTLFLTPNTTSVYMVAWLEMKDEPYVIETPPNVLGIIDSHWFHYVADFGNAGPDKGKGGKFLILPPGFKGDVPDGYHVAQSDTYGNWVIWRGFQVDGDPKPAVETTKRIFRMYPLSQKDSPPKMNFINVSGKKFNTIHRTDYQIFEEINDVVQAEPSEGQDPEILGQLASIGIKKGQPFKPDARMQKILKEAADVGAVTVRTLTARPRDEMFYFYPGEGVWSTPFPGGSYEFLDNGARVLDARSYFHFYATGITPAMTMKMVGKGSQYGVAYMDADGNALDGSKTYKVHLPPNVPAKDFWSFTLYDNQTRSELQTDQRFPGLDSNKKGLKQNTDGSFDIYFGPEAPEGQENNWIQSVPGKGWNMLIRLYGPEQPWFDKTWRPGDPELVD
- a CDS encoding protein kinase domain-containing protein, whose product is MNDSNPLDVTQDNQGNPLSPDEAAPAEHPQRIGRYRIEKVLGKGGFGLVYLAHDEQLDRLVAIKVPHSKLISKPEDGEAYLTEARTVANLDHPGIVPVHDVGSTEDCPCYVVSKYIEGTDLSAKLKKIRLKYRDAAELVATVAEALHYAHKQGLVHRDVKPGNILIGKDGQPYVVDFGLALREENIGKGPRYAGTPSYMSPEQARGEGHRVDGRSDIFSLGVVFYELLAGRQPFRGDTQAELLEQVTSYEAKPLRQYDEKLPKELERICHKAMAKRASERYSSAHDLAEDLRLFLSEQTVIQSGTSPGVVTSVASSTQGSTQASTSLGSIAVSSTSMSLGSSDSQPIKIVPKGLRSFEAHDADFFLELLPGPRDRDGLPDSLRFWKTRIEETDPDNTFSVGLIYGPSGCGKSSLVKAGLLPRLSEEVIPVYIEATPEETESRLLHGLRKRCPALEDKLSLKDTLAALRRGQGIPVGKKVLIVLDQFEQWLHAKKEEENTDMVQALRQCDGGRVQCIVMVRDDFWLAVSRFLRELEIRLIEGQNSAMTDLFDLDHARKVLAAFGRAFGKLPEVIKETSKDQKDFLKQSVAGLAEEGKVICVRLALFAEMMKGKAWTAAALKEVGGTKGVGVTFLEETFSASTSPPEHRYHQKAARSVLRDLLPDSGTDIKGYMRSHAGLLEASGYGNRPKDFDDLIRILDSEIRLITPTDPEGKDVDDDSVTQTQAGQKYFQLTHDYLVHSLRDWLTRKQKETRKGRAELKLFDTSVTWNAMPENRFLPSWWEHLTIRLLTDKKKWTEPQRKMMGKAGRVHGVRSALVLVALAAVSLGGITIRSSIEKNRQELVAQKQEEQNDAEATRLVEGLLQADTSQVKTIIGNLSDYREYANDDLSKAFTESPDYSNAKIHAALAMLPDNKSVLPFLKERLLIVSPAQFAAVRDLLADQRADLIADYWQIAKDSGQAPARRFQVACALASYDPDNEHWQDKQFSQFVAGYLVSVLPSELLPWRNALRPVKDDLTAPLAAIYRDANKGEQVRGFATDTLADYLSDDAEVLFDLLADANESQFGPMFGKLTTHRERAITLGNAEVSKTLLPPTMDWTVRFYERDITEPPQPPADWEVVLESPVLDELRTAQLDLRERKESPTPPTDKVPSEFFATVATTEMTLDDAEYSLSITFDDGVRVWLDDKQVFENWAVNGATTKTVTIQGQSGQHTLKVEHFQMGGGYALAVGIQLPEDAKETLAMRQANAAVMLLRMDAAENVWPLLKHSPDPRVRSYIIHWLSPRGGDPPTIIARYDNETDVTIKRALLLCLGEFELPDSEQQPLIETLLTVYRSDPDAGLHAAAEWLLRKWRQADEIAAIDKELQQNEEQLTAAKDNKRKWYLNTQGQTFVILDADEFQMGSPESEAGHFPSEILHRRKIGRRIAISAKEVTREQWRVFAKSQVENVWPADLEGLKSAIRTDDSPMMAMTWYEAAWYCNWLSEQEGIPMEQWCYEPNDKGEYGPGMKAKEKFWELTGYRLPTEAEWEFACRAGASTSCYYGVTETLLTNYAWYLANGDSHSWPVASLKPNDFGLFDMQGNAFEWVYDANGSYPQPSEEVAIDAPSVEGVEDAISRLLRGGSFTIRSSVVRSANRAFNQPTYRNDYGFRPSRTYHLFP